The following are encoded together in the Populus trichocarpa isolate Nisqually-1 chromosome 5, P.trichocarpa_v4.1, whole genome shotgun sequence genome:
- the LOC18099598 gene encoding amino acid permease 3: MGETENTSAERHQVFDVSIGMHQQGSSKWFDDDGRQKRAGTVWTASAHIITAVIGSGVLSLAWAIAQLGWIAGPAFMFLFSIVTCYTSSLLSVCYRSGDPITGKRNYTYMDAVRSNLGGVKVKICGFVQYLNLFGVAVGYTIASSISMMAIKRSNCFHQSGGKDPCRMNANPYMIGFGIAEILLSQIPGFDQLQWLSLVAAVMSFTYSSIGLGLGIGKVIENGKISGSLTGIGIGTVTPTQKVWRSFQALGDIAFAYSYSMILIEIQDTVKSPPSEAKTIRKATLLSVAVTTLFYMFCGCFGYAAFGDMSPGNLLTGFGFYNPYWLLDIANAAIVIHLVGAYQVFCQPLFAFVEKEAVARFPDSEIITKDIKVAVPGFRPFNINLFRMIWRTLFVIFTTVISMLLPFFNDIVGLLGALGFWPLTVYFPVEMYIAQRRIPKWSTRWLGLQVLSIACLIITIAAAAGSIAGVVVDLKSIKPFQTSY; the protein is encoded by the exons ATGGGTGAGACTGAGAACACAAGCGCAGAGAGGCACCAGGTTTTTGATGTCTCCATTGGCATGCATCAACAAGGAAGCTCCAAGTGGTTTGATGATGATGGCCGTCAAAAGCGAGCTG GAACCGTATGGACTGCAAGTGCTCACATCATAACAGCTGTTATTGGGTCTGGTGTTCTTTCCTTGGCTTGGGCTATAGCTCAGCTTGGATGGATTGCTGGGCCAGCTttcatgttcttgttttctaTAGTCACTTGCTATACTTCTTCTCTGCTCTCTGTCTGCTACCGCTCTGGTGATCCTATAACTGGCAAGAGGAACTACACCTACATGGATGCTGTTCGGTCCAATCTTG gTGGTGTGAAGGTCAAGATATGTGGATTTGTTCAGTACCTGAATCTTTTTGGAGTTGCCGTTGGCTACACAATTGCATCGTCTATAAGCATGAT GGCAATAAAGAGGTCTAATTGTTTCCACCAGAGTGGGGGAAAAGATCCATGCCGCATGAATGCCAATCCATACATGATAGGGTTTGGCATAGCTGAGATACTTTTGTCTCAAATTCCTGGATTTGATCAGTTACAATGGCTCTCTCTTGTCGCTGCGGTCATGTCCTTCACTTATTCATCAATTGGTCTAGGTCTCGGCATTGGTAAAGTTATAGAAAATGGGAAAATCAGTGGAAGTCTAACTGGAATAGGCATTGGCACAGTGACTCCAACCCAAAAAGTATGGAGGAGCTTCCAAGCACTTGGTGACATTGCTTTTGCCTATTCTTACTCCATGATCCTCATTGAAATTCAG GACACCGTCAAATCCCCACCATCAGAAGCCAAGACGATAAGGAAGGCAACTCTATTAAGTGTTGCAGTCACAACCCTTTTCTACATGTTCTGTGGCTGCTTTGGCTATGCTGCTTTTGGAGACATGTCCCCTGGAAATCTCCTTACTGGGTTCGGCTTTTATAACCCATATTGGTTGCTTGATATTGCCAATGCTGCCATAGTAATTCACCTTGTTGGCGCATACCAGGTCTTCTGCCAACCTCTCTTTGCTTTCGTCGAAAAAGAAGCAGTTGCAAGGTTTCCAGATAGTGAAATCATTACGAAAGACATAAAAGTCGCAGTTCCTGGTTTCCGCCCCTTCAATATCAACCTCTTTAGAATGATTTGGAGGACCCTCTTTGTGATCTTTACCACTGTGATTTCAATGCTACTTCCCTTCTTTAATGACATAGTCGGTCTACTCGGAGCTTTGGGATTTTGGCCACTGACTGTTTACTTCCCCGTCGAGATGTATATTGCCCAAAGGAGGATACCAAAGTGGAGCACAAGATGGCTTGGTCTGCAAGTCCTGAGTATTGCTTGCCTCATTATTACTATAGCCGCTGCTGCTGGCTCTATTGCGGGAGTTGTTGTTGATCTCAAGTCGATCAAACCCTTCCAGACCAGTTACTAA